The Sulfurimonas sp. HSL-1716 sequence ACAAGCTCCTCTTCGATCTTCGCGCAAAGCTTGATCACTTCACAGTTTTGTGCGCTTGCATGTTCTTTGACCGCCTGCACATATTCATTGTCTTCAAGAAGCCCGTCTTCATCGACGTTCGCACCGTACATGATCTCTTTTGACGTAAGCAGTCTTAGCTCTCTGTTGAGTTCATTGAACATTTCACTGTCGGCTTCGGGAAAGTTGCGGGCAAGGTTGCCTTCTGCCAAAAATTCCATAAGCTTATCTGCAAAATCGACTAAAGCTTTTGCACTTTTATCCGCTTTTGCCTGCTTTTGCAGACGCTGTATCCTGTTTGACAACACCTCTATATCCGCAAGGATCAGCTCGTTTTCGATGATCTCTATGTCACGTAGAGGGTTTATGCTCCCTTCAGTATGGACTATGTTTTCATCCTCAAAACATCTGACGATCTGCAGGATGACTTCGGTTTCACGGATGTTCGATAAAAACTTATTGCCAAGCCCTTCGCCTTTACTTGCACCCTTGACCAGACCCGCAATATCGACGAAGTCCAGAGTAGAGTGCTGAATACGCTCAGGATTCACTATTTTTGAAAGTTCGTTCAGGCGTTTGTCCGGTACGGGTACTATCGCTTTATTCGGTTCTATCGTACAAAACGGATAGTTTGCCGCTTCTGCGTTTTGAGCTTTTGTCAAAGCATTAAAAGTTGTTGATTTTCCTACGTTTGGAAGTCCTACTAGACCTATTGCCAATCCCATTTTCGCCCTTTTTGTTGCGTATAAAATAATTGCGTAATTCTATCGAAAGTTTACTTGGAGTTTTTATAAACTTCTTGTGGATCCGCCCCTGAAGGTTCAGGAGAGGAAGAGATTATTTTGCGGTTTGAACTTTTTTTAAGAAACTGCTCATCAATCTGACACCCGCACCGGTTGCACCGTACACGTTACAATCCCATGGAGATTCGGTGTAAGCCGATCCGGCGATATCAAAATGCAGCCATTTTTCTTTGTTCTCATCTTTAATGAAGTTGTCCAGAAAAAGTCCTGCCGTGATAGCTCCGCCGTACGGTTTGGATGAGACGTTGGAGATATCGGCTATCTCGCTTTTTAGAAGTTTTTTCAGATGCCTGTTAAAAGGAAGCGATCCTATCAGCTCTCCCGATCTCTCGGCAGCTGTAAAAAAGTCATGTTTGAGCTTGCTTGAGTGTCCCATGACTCCCGTCGTATATTGTCCGAGTGCTACCATGCAGGCACCGGTAAGCGTCGCAAAATCAAATATGTAATCCGCTTTAACTTTATCTTGCGCATAATCAAGTACATCGCATAGCACCAGACGGCCTTCTGCGTCGGTATTTCTGACTTCTACCGTTTTTTTGCTGCGGGCTACCAGTACGTCGTCTGGTTTGTACGCATCTCCGCCGATCATATTCTCGACGGCTCCGATAAAGGCGTGTACTTCGACGTCAAGTCCCAGCTCGCTTACCGCTTTAATCATCCCGAGAATGGCGCACGCACCCGCTTTGTCCATTTTCATCGTGACCATAGAGGTCGCAGGTTTGAGACTGAGTCCTCCGCTGTCGTAAGTAAGACCTTTGCCTACTAAAGTGATTACTTTTTTGGCTTTTTTGGGTTTGTATGTCAAATGGATAAGCTGGCTCTCATGGCGCGAAGCGCGTCCGACAGCGAGCATCGCACCCATCTTTTCCTTGTGGAGCTCTTTTTCTCCTAGCACTTTGCAGCTAAGCTTGTTCTCTTTGGCAAGCTCTTTGGCTATTTCGGATAAGCTTGAAGGGTGCAGGTCTTCAGGGGTGGTGTTGACCAAATCGCGCGTAAAACAGGTCGCTTCGGCTATGATGACCGCTTCTTGGAAAGACTGAGAGAGCTTTTTGATATCTTTACATATAAGGTAGATATCCTGTAATGCCGTTTCTTTGGGTTCGGATTTGTATCTGTTGTATTCATATCCTCCGAGAATGACACCCTCTACGATCGCTTCCAAGCTTTTTGCATCGACGGAAAACGATGCAGATTCGTTTTTGGAGGATTTGAGTGCTTTTATCGCCTGGCTTGCGGCACTTCTGATGCAATCGCTCTCCAAAGCTTCGACGCCGCATGCAAGAACACCGCTTTCATGTAAAAAGCAAAGAGAATCCTGGGCCGCTTCAAAGCCCGCTTTTTCAAGCAGCTTTTTTTGTTTATGTTTCTTTAGTGTTTCTTTTGTCAAAAACTCTACGCTAACATCGCTTTTTATATCGTTTACCAGATCTAAATTCATTATATAATATCCTTAAAGTAGGGCGTTTAATCGAAATGAAGCAGGTCTTTTGCCTGAATCATGTCCTTATCGCCGCGGCCCGAGAGGTTGACGATAATCAGCTTGCCTTTGATATCTTCTATTTTTTTGAGATATGCTATGGCATGAGCACTTTCAAAGGCAGGAATGATTCCCTCTTTTTGACTCAGCCATACAAAAGCGTCTAACGCTTCTTTATCCGTAGCATGACCGTAAGTGACGCTGTCGTTCTCTTTGTGAAATGCATGTTCGGGTCCAATTCCCGGATAATCGAGCCCCGCAGAGATGGAGTGGGCTTCAAGAACCTGTCCGTCGTCGTCTTGAAGCAGGTAGCTCATCTGTCCATGTAAAACGCCGGGACGTCCTTTAAGAAGAGAACAGCCGTGTTTGTCCGTCTCTACACCGAGACCGCCTGCTTCTACACCGATACATCGTACCTCTTTGTCTTCTAAAAAGTGCTGAAACGCTCCGATGGCATTGCTTCCGCCGCCGATACATGCTATGACGTGATCGGGCAGGCGGTTCTCTTTTTCAAGTATCTGAGCGCGTGCTTCATATCCGATGATGGCTTGAAAATCACGAACCATCATAGGGTAGGGATGCGGACCGGCGACCGTTCCTATGATATAAAACGTATCGCGCGCATTCGTTACCCAATGTCGGATGGCATCGTTCATCGCATCTTTTAAGGTCCTTGAACCGCTTACTACGGAGTTGACCTTCGCACCTAAAAGCTTCATTCTAAAGACGTTTAACTCTTGACGGGCAACATCTTTTGCACCCATAAATATTTCGCATTCCAGACCTAAAAGCGCTGCAATTGTAGCAGTTGCCACGCCGTGCTGTCCTGCTCCGGTTTCGGCTATGACCTTTTTATAGCCGAGGCGTTTTGCCATCAACCCCTGTGCTATAACGTTGTTTACTTTGTGTGCTCCGGTATGGTTCAGATCTTCGCGTTTCAAATAGATTTTTGCACCGAGCTCTTCAGAGACGTTATGTGCGTAATACAGCGGAGAGGGACGTCCTACGTAGTCTTTTAGGTAGTAATCGACCTCTTTCCAGAAATCTTTGTCAAATCTGATCTTATCGTACTCTTTTTCAAGGTTCAAAAGAGCAGGCATTAGTGTTTCGGGAACATAACGTCCTCCGAATATGCCAAAATGTCCGTTTGTCTGCGGATCAAACTTTGATGGTGATGGTATATACATTAATCGATTCCTATTACGCTGTAAACTTTTGTCTGTTTTTCCAATACTTTTTTGCCTTCTAAGAAGTTCAATGCAAGTATAAAACAGGCTTCGACACATACGGCACCCGTTTTATTGATAAGAGAGGCAGCGGCATTTGCCGTTCCGCCTGTCGCAATGAGATCGTCGATAAGAAGGACTTTTGCGCCTTTGACGTCTCTAAAAGCGTCAATGTGTATCTCGACCTCATCAAACCCGTACTCCAAAGAATATTTTTCGGAGATGGTCGTGTAGGGAAGCTTTCCCTTTTTTCTGATAGGCACGAATCCCGTGCCGAGCATCTGTGCAAGAGCGGCTCCGAATATAAAACCGCGTGCGTCTATGCCTGCGATAAAATCAAGCCCGTAATCTTTGTATCTTGCGGCTAAATGCTCCATAAGTACCGAAAAAGCATGCCCGTCGTTTAAAAGGGTCGTGATATCTTTAAATACTATGCCCGGTTTTGGAAAATCCGGTATATCGCGGATCGCGTCGTTTATGATCTTTAAATCTTCTTGTGTCATCTATTTCCTTTACAGTAAAGCGTCTATTCTGCTCTCAAGAGCTTTGATCTTGGCGTTGAGCCTTTCCGTTTCCAATCTGTGCTTGGAGTTGCGCTGTTTCAATACTTTTAATTCGTTTCTCAGTTTATTGAGTTCATCGCTTAAAATATCCACGTTCCCGAGTGCGCGCTGAAGCTGTATCTGGTATTTTCTAATAAGTATCTCGGCTTCTTGAAGCGTCAGCTTCATCATCTCGTTGCTGCGCTGCTCTTTTACGGTTATACTTTTAAAATAAAACATCTTTACAAATAAAAATATAGCCAACAATGAAACTATAGTTAAAAGCGACCACTCGTAAAACATCTTTTATCCTTGTATAGATTCTATCTTCTCAACGCGTCCCGCATGACGGCCGCCCTCAAAACCCGAAGCAAGCCAGCTGTCTATGATCGATTCGGCGACGCCTTTGCCCACGATACGTTCGCCGAAACATAGGATGTTTGCGTCATTATGACCCCTTGCGACCTGAGCGGTGTAGGCATCATGGCAAAGTGCGGCGCGGATACCGTGAAAGCGGTTTGCCGCGATGCTCATCCCGATCCCCGAACCGCAGATAAGGATACCCTGACTCTCTTTGTCATCAAGCACGCTTTGCGCGACTTTTACCGCATAGTCCGGGTAATCGACCCTGTCTTTGCTAAATGGCCCGAGATCGACGACCTCATGCCCTTTTTGCTTCAGCAGTTCGACCGTATAGTCTTTCAGATCGACTCCGGCGTGATCTGTAGCGATATAAAATTTCATCCGGTTTTCCTTTATGATAAGAGTAGTTTTAAAACCATTTGTACTGGTAATATCAACAAGTAATCTTTTAACGGTGTCATGATCACAATAAGTACTATAATCATACCATAACGTTCCAGCTTATAAAAGGTTTCAGCTACCTCTCTTTGGTTGAACTTGAGTGCTAAGTACATCAAAAAATGCGCACCGTCGAACTGTGGTATCGGAAGAAGGTTGAAGACTCCCAAAACAACGTTTATGACGACTAACTGCATCACCAGCATATATGCGAAGATATAGACGATGGAATCGGCGGTAGTCGGGCTGCTCATAGATACAAGGATGATAGAGGCAAACGCCGCGACAGTAAAGTTATAGACTATCCCCGCAAGGCTCACCTGCATCGCTGCATTGTATCCGCCTCTCATTATAACCGTTCTCATATCTACGGGAACAGGTTTTGCCCAGCCGAAGATGAACCCTCCGCCTGCACCCAAAAGAAGAGGCAGGAAATATAGTACCGCCGGGACGATGATCGTTCCAACCATATCCACATGGATAAGAGGGTTAATAGAGAGACGTCCTGCGTTTTTGGCCGTCATATCCCCATATTTGTATGCGATGAAGCCGTGCATGATCTCATGTCCGATAATAGCTATCATAAGCGCCAAAACGGCCGTTATGATCTTTAAGATATCAATAAAGTCCATTATCTTTTTTATCCTCTTTTACTCTTTCGGCTATGGCGCGGTTCAGATACTCTGGCTGTTCGAGGTCTGCAGGAGTTTTACCCATTCTGTCCCATCTGATCTCATAATTGTCGCTCATGCTAAAATAGATGAACCAAGGCGTTCCTTCGAGATTCGCATACGGTACGGGACCCCAAAAACGGCTGTCGTTGCTGTGATCACGGTTGTCTCCCATCATAAAATAGCTTCTTTTTGGCACCGTTACGACTTCGGTCTCAAAGATCGGATTATGTTTTAAAAGTCTTATATTGTCAGAAAGCTTGTAAATGTTTGAGACTACCATATTGAATCTTTCTTGTGAGTTGATTATCTCCATTCTGCCGTCGTTTGCAAGCAGTACCGGAGTGTCTCCTTGTATTCTGTCGTCATGATGGATACCGGGATGCTGTTTCATATAAGGATTCTTGACCCAGAGTTCTCCGTTTATCGTAACAATGTTCTCTTTAGGGTAGTTTTTGTTTATGAATTCATCTCCCTCGCGGGGACGAAGATAAAGATCTTTATGTTTTACGAACAGTTTGTCGCCGGGAAGCGCTACACATCTCTTCACATAATGAAGTTTTACGTTATGCGGATATCTGAATATCACGATATCGCCGCGTTTGGGCTCGTCCCCGTCAACCAGATGCAGATCTTTTGTCCAAGGGGTGATGGATATCTCCAAAAACGGGATGTGCGGGGTAGGGATGCCGTAAACAAATTTTTTGGCAAAGAGGTGGTCTCCGATAAGAAGAGAGTCTTTCATGGAACCGCTTGGTATCCTAAACGCCTGTGCGACAAAAAAGATGATGAATAAAACGATGATGATCGTTCCCGGCCATGAGTTTGAAAATTTATAGGTCTTGTATAAAAAGTTTTTCATTTAACTTCTTTAGAATGAATTTTGGCAGCTTTTAGAGTGTTGCTGAGCAGCATGGATATCGTCATGGGACCGACACCGCCCGGTACGGGAGTTATATATGAACATTTTTTCGATACGTTCTCAAAGTCTACGTCGCCGACGAGTTTGCCTTCATCCGTTCTATTGATACCGATATCTATGATGATCGCTCCCTCTTTTACCATATCTTCTTTGATAAGATCGATAACACCTACGCCGACTAAAATTATATCAGCATTGAGGGTATGCTTTTTTAAATCATCGGTAAATATATGGCAGATTTCTACGGTCGCTTCGGCATTTAAAAGAAGCGAAGCCAGCGGTTTTCCGACGATGTTCGATGCGCCTACGACGACACAGTTCTTTCCTCTGAGATCTATATCGTACTCCTTAAACAGCTCCATCACTCCAAGCGGCGTACACGGTACAAAACCGTCAAGTCCGGTTGTCAGGCGTCCGACGTTGTAGGGATGAAAGCCGTCTACGTCCTTGCTCGGAGAAACGAGTTCAAGAAGTTTTGTCGTATCTATCTGCGGGGGAAGCGGAAGCTGGATAAGGATCCCGTCGATATTGGGGTTATTGTTCATCATCGTAATGGTGTTTTCGATAGCTTCTTGGGATATACTGTTTGGCATCTCATGCGTGACCGAGTAAAAACCGACTCTGTCGCAGGCTTTTTTCTTCATGCTTACATATGCCTGACTGGCAGGATCGTTTCCTACCAAAATAACAGCCAAACCGGGGACTCTTCCGGTCTGTTCTTTGAGCAGCTGTGCACCTGCCGATACCTCGTTTTCGATTTTTTTTGCTAAAGTTTTACCGTCAAGAAGCTTCATTTAATCACCATAAATTATTTTTTTGATAATATACCGATAATTGCCTAAAAGGTCGCTTTGAATGAAATGGTTACTATTATTAATGATACCGATGTATATATTTGCCGCCGCGTCATTTATAACGGAGGATGAGTACGCTTCTTCGTTGTATAAAAATCCAAGAGGAATAGGGTGTGACAAATGTCATGGAGAGAACGGAAAAGGACTGCTTGTCGCGAAATATGTGGATAACGGCGTACAAAAAGAGTTTCGAGGTCCCGATATCACGGCACTTGGATTTAAAAAGTTCTATGAATCTTTAGACAGCCGAAAAAGAGGCATGCCTCGATATTTTCTGACCAAAGATGAAATAGAGACGCTTTATAAATACCTGCATAAGGAGAAAAAGTGATGGACGAAACTTTTTTAAGATCGATAGAAAAAGCGCTAAAAGACAACGACCTTTCGGCGCTGGACAAACTGGCGGTACCCAAACACAGGGTCATAAACAAAAAAGAGGATTATCGGTCCGTCCTTATGCTTTCGGCTCACAACTTCAAACATTTTTTAAAGATCCCCTCTCTTGATGCGGAATGCATAATGATCAACCTCGAAGACGGCGTTTCAAAGGAACAAAAACCGTTTGCTCTTGCGCTTTGCGCCATCTTTCTCTCTTATTACAGTGAGTGCGGTAAAAAGCTAGTTGTACGTGTGAACGCCTTGGACGAGGGCGGTTATGACGAGATAACCTACCTCAATCAGTTTAAGCCAGATGCCGTCCGTGTACCAAAAATAAGAACTGCAAAAGAGGTTAAGAATGTTCTTCATCTTCTTGATGATGATATAGAACTGCATCTCTCTGTGGAGACTTGTGAATCCTGGGCAAATTTGGCGTCGCTGAAAGTAAATAAACGGGTAAAGGCATTTTATCTTGGTATTTTGGATCTGTTTGCCGATATGCGTCTTCCCCAAGCGCAGATCAGGCGCGATAATCCTACACTCGTATACATCCTAAGCCATTTTCTCGTTACCTGCAAGGCTTTGCGAGTAAAGCCCGTTTCCTTCGTCTATCAGGATTTTAAGAACCTTGAGGAGTTTAGATCGTGGCTGGAGCTGGAAAAGAGTATGGGATTTGATGCAAAAGGGTGTATTTCACCGTCTCAAACGGCTTTGGTAAACGAGATATTTCAAGACGAAGCACTCCAGATCGAACGTGCCAAGGTGATAGTCAGGCTTTTTGAGATGAACAGAGATCTAGGTATAACGGGGTTTGTGGACGAAGAGTACGGTTTTATAGACGAACCGATCTATAAGGGGGCTTTGGCGCTCTTAAAAGAAAAAGATCTTTAAGAGCGTACCTGTACTTCGTTTATGGGTGCATATACATAAACTGATATCGTATAAAAAACTGCAACGTGCTGTCGGTCGAACTGTATGTCGTGTTGGAAAAGCTCGCCCCTATGACCATATGATCCTGATGAAACACTTTTCCTCCGTATCCTACATTCATGGAGATATTGCCGCTTGTGTTGAGACTGCTGTAATATGAGGAGATAGAGAAATAGGGTCTCCATACCCTTGTATATATCTCACTGTTTTGCATACCGTATCTCAGTTCCGCTCCGATGTTGTAAAAATCGTTCGGCAAGACCGTTAAGTTTCCGTTTTGAACTTCGTCTATAACACCGTGAGAAGATGCGGTCTCATTGTATGTCCCGTTATCTACATAGACGCTTACACCGATGTCCGGATAGCCGTTTCTGTACTGTTTGCTTAAAGAAATTCTGGCATAATCCCCGTATCCGATATCGACATCGTCTTGAGATAAGAAACGGTTTCTTTCATACAGCATCTCCAAAGATGTCGAATCCAAGATGCTCCACGTTAAACCCGCACTCAGCATATCTTTTTTCCCTGCAGCTGAGAGCTGTGCCGTGTCATCTGCGTTCATGTTCTTTTCTAGCATAACATTGGCCTGAAGATCGGTGCTGATGCGTGAATGTGCCGAGATGCCGTATACGGGATAGCTTTTAAGAAAGGCTTTATAGCCTCCGTGAACCTGTATGTATGATCTGTCAAATCTTTTTCTAAGCGCCGCATCTCCCTCTATCGTATCGGCTTTTAGATGATCCAGAGTATCCGTATCCAAAGAGCTGTTGTTAAAATAGCCTGCCGAAGTATAAAGATCCCAGCCTCCGGGAATATAAGTGCGATTTCCAAGTTTTACGTATTTTTGCAGCAGCGGTTTTCTGCTGTAGTAAGAGAACTCGGAATCAAACTGGTCGCCTCTTTGTTTTGAGAGCTCTATTTGCTGTATATAGGCATCCTGATTAAAACCGTTCTTGTCGAGCATATCGTAATTTAACGACTGCGCAAGAGATATCTGCCCGTCGTCTCTTGCGGCGGCAGTGGTATCTGTTTGGGTCTGTCTGTTCAAGTCTTCGTCTATGATGTTTTCTATATTCGTATGGTTTTGAAAGAGCACGGCATCGTTGAATCTCATCCACAACTCTCTGTTTGCGATCTTGTTGTATATCCTATGGCTTTTCTCATTCGCATTGTTTCTTGTCGCCCAATTATACGATATCTCATCGTAATCTTTGGATGTCAAATATCTTTTGGCGAAATGCAGGTCTTTTTCAAATTTGTCCGCATCGATCACAGGCATCGCCGCATTGAGATATGAGACCCAGAATTCGTTTGTAGAGGTTATTTCAGGATGCATAGAGGCTCGCATGCTCATATCTTTTAGTATCTCTTTTAATTTTTTGATATATCCGCCTTCGTTGTTTTGGCTTTGATAGATATATGCCTGTAAAAATTTAAAATCGGTAGTACCGGTAAGGCTTTTGTGAGTGTCTATGACTTTTTTCATATAATAATCGGCATTGTCTACTTCGTTGAATTGATAGTATGCAGATGCAAAAGGGATATAAAAAACGGACTCGACATCTCCTTTGTCTTCGATGTTATGGATCATCTCTTTAAGCTCTTTATTCATCTCATGGTCAAGATAGAACCAAAATACGTTCAGTTGGACGTCTAGATTGTTTTTGCCTAAAACAAGCGCTTTGTTCAGGGCTTCTTGCGCCAAAAAACGCTTATTGAAATGAAGATACACGTCGGCTTTGATTATCCAATAATTCGCTTCGTTTTTTATCGCATCGTCCGAATCGTCTATCTTTTTAATCGCAGCTTGAAGTTTTTCGTATTCGTTCAACCTTATGGCACTGTTGGCAAAACTATAAAAGAGGTATGAGAGCTTATATTTCGAGTATGCATCGCCTGCAGTTTTTGAGCCAAGTGCCGGATTAACGGTTTCATACACCTGCATTACCCTTACATAATCCGTCAGTCTAGCCTTGTCGCTTTGTATCAAAAAGGCCGAAGCTTCCGTAGCCGTTTTATAATCTTGCATATACCAGCTGAGATCGCTAAGCAGCTGATAATATCTTGTATTTGCCGGATCAGGAGTCGTTTTTATCAGTAAAAGAGCATTGTACGATGCTTTTAGATCTTTTTTTAAATAATAGTAATACGACAGCAGGGTGGCATTTTGAACGGTATAGAGTTTCTGCTTTTCTATGATATTTACGATTTTTTGAGCCGAATAAAGATCTCCCGTATCGAGATAAAGCTGCAATTCCTGCGTAAGCAGAACAGTTTTAGTTTTATCTTTTTTATACTCTTGTGCTAAGATAGTCGCCGCTTTTTCGGGAGTTCCCAGACTATTTTCCACAAAGATCATCATCTTTATGTTTTTTTCGTTCGGGTCTGTTTTGGCTCTTTGTACGACAAGGTCTTCTATCTGCTGGTATTGGTACATGCTCAAACCGTAGTCGATGATCTCGTCTCTGAGTTTTGGATTATGGGTTTTTTTATAGAGATCCATTTCGTACTTCACCGCTTCTTGCGGACGATTCGTCCATTTTGCCGTGTCGATTATCTTTTTGTTCCAAAAGATGGATCTTGGATATTTTTTGTACCCTATAAGGGCGACTTTATACGCGTTTTCGGTATCTCCTTTATAGAGAAAGGATTGGACCATCAGTTTTAGTTCTTCATCTTTGTATGTCTTGAAGCTATCGATAGCCGTCTCTTTGGAGTATAGTGCCGAGAAAAATATGATTGTTAACAGTAAAATACGCATCATCTTCTCTTTTGTGTTAATATTTTTTTAGACAGATCATTGGCTTTTTGCAGATCATTGGCGGCAAGATAGAGCTTAAGCAAAAACACTCTCACTTCTGCGTCGCCGAGATAACGATTTTCATACCTGTGTCCAAGCGAAACGGCATCTTTCATAAAGTTGCCGGCCTGCAAAGATTTCAGGGCTTGCAAAAAGTAACTTTTTTTAGCGCTGCTTGCATGGGAGTTTTTATAAAGCTGCATATATGTCTGCGAAGCTTCTTTATAGTTTTCCGTCGCAAGGTAGAACTCAGCCAGCTTTTCTCCCCATAGCGATGACCTTTGCGCCTGAACCTTTAAAAACTCTTCTGCATCTTTGAGATTGTTTTTTTTCATATAGTAGTTGTATTCCGCCAGGATCCAGCTATCACGGTTTTTGATATCTTTGTTCTGCAGTGAATTGAGATTGTAGAGCACCTCAGGTCCATAATCTAATCTGTCCGCCAGATAATAAGCATCTCGAATAAGTTTAATATCGTCGGGGGTATAGGAAATTTTCTCTTTTAAAAGCCTGTAGGTATACTTTGGCATCTCAAGAAAAAAAGATTCTTTATAAAACTTATCGAGGGTCTCTTTCGTATAATAGACATTATCGACGATATTTTTGAACAGATCCCGCATATCCTCTTTGATCCTGCTCTTTTCTTCTGCATTTTTTACGATGTAATAATCCTCTTTGGCGAGTTTATAGCTTAAAAGATTGGCATTTTTCTTTATCTCCGGGTTCTTGCTGCTGCAAAGAGGCTTTAACAGTCCGTAAGACGCTT is a genomic window containing:
- a CDS encoding tetratricopeptide repeat protein, coding for MRILLLTIIFFSALYSKETAIDSFKTYKDEELKLMVQSFLYKGDTENAYKVALIGYKKYPRSIFWNKKIIDTAKWTNRPQEAVKYEMDLYKKTHNPKLRDEIIDYGLSMYQYQQIEDLVVQRAKTDPNEKNIKMMIFVENSLGTPEKAATILAQEYKKDKTKTVLLTQELQLYLDTGDLYSAQKIVNIIEKQKLYTVQNATLLSYYYYLKKDLKASYNALLLIKTTPDPANTRYYQLLSDLSWYMQDYKTATEASAFLIQSDKARLTDYVRVMQVYETVNPALGSKTAGDAYSKYKLSYLFYSFANSAIRLNEYEKLQAAIKKIDDSDDAIKNEANYWIIKADVYLHFNKRFLAQEALNKALVLGKNNLDVQLNVFWFYLDHEMNKELKEMIHNIEDKGDVESVFYIPFASAYYQFNEVDNADYYMKKVIDTHKSLTGTTDFKFLQAYIYQSQNNEGGYIKKLKEILKDMSMRASMHPEITSTNEFWVSYLNAAMPVIDADKFEKDLHFAKRYLTSKDYDEISYNWATRNNANEKSHRIYNKIANRELWMRFNDAVLFQNHTNIENIIDEDLNRQTQTDTTAAARDDGQISLAQSLNYDMLDKNGFNQDAYIQQIELSKQRGDQFDSEFSYYSRKPLLQKYVKLGNRTYIPGGWDLYTSAGYFNNSSLDTDTLDHLKADTIEGDAALRKRFDRSYIQVHGGYKAFLKSYPVYGISAHSRISTDLQANVMLEKNMNADDTAQLSAAGKKDMLSAGLTWSILDSTSLEMLYERNRFLSQDDVDIGYGDYARISLSKQYRNGYPDIGVSVYVDNGTYNETASSHGVIDEVQNGNLTVLPNDFYNIGAELRYGMQNSEIYTRVWRPYFSISSYYSSLNTSGNISMNVGYGGKVFHQDHMVIGASFSNTTYSSTDSTLQFFIRYQFMYMHP